A window from Sphingopyxis alaskensis RB2256 encodes these proteins:
- the trpE gene encoding anthranilate synthase component I: MTLEGRAAALEALAGGHGAVVWQRLIADIETPVSAALKLIEPERGDWVLESVESGETRGRYSLIGLDPDLMFEVRGDAARINRDWRHDRDAFVPVEAGALQALRDLVAECRFDVPEGLPKALATLVGFFAYETIGLVERIPRAPGAGLGLPDMIFVRPTTILVFDRLADELFLIAPIWPDARGAIDRMIDTAGERLESIAARLSSASPHADGASTAALTQSITATPATSPERFAAMVAAAKDYIAAGDIFQVVLSQRFSTPFDLPPFDLYRALRRVNPSPFLYFLDLPGFALIGSSPEILVRVRDGEITIRPIAGTRPRGRTSAEDAENRESLLADPKERAEHLMLLDLGRNDVGRAAIGGSVSVTDSYTVEFYSHVMHIVSNVIGRIAPGKDAIDALFAGFPAGTVSGAPKVRACQIIAELEADARGPYAGGVGYFAPDGNMDSCIVLRTAIVKDGVMHVQAGAGIVADSDPAYEQRECEAKAGALFAAAREAVRIAGTAGYGQ; this comes from the coding sequence GTGACCCTGGAAGGCAGGGCCGCCGCGCTCGAAGCGCTGGCAGGGGGGCACGGCGCGGTCGTCTGGCAACGGTTGATCGCCGACATCGAAACGCCGGTGTCGGCGGCGCTCAAGCTCATCGAACCGGAGCGCGGCGACTGGGTGCTCGAATCGGTCGAAAGCGGCGAAACGCGGGGCCGTTACAGCCTGATCGGCCTCGATCCCGATCTGATGTTCGAAGTGCGCGGCGACGCGGCGCGCATCAACCGCGACTGGCGGCATGACCGCGATGCCTTTGTCCCGGTCGAGGCAGGCGCCTTGCAGGCGCTGCGCGATCTGGTAGCCGAATGCCGGTTTGACGTGCCCGAAGGATTGCCCAAGGCGCTTGCGACGCTCGTGGGCTTCTTTGCCTATGAAACCATCGGCCTCGTTGAACGCATTCCGCGGGCGCCGGGCGCGGGCCTCGGCCTGCCCGACATGATTTTCGTGCGCCCGACGACGATCCTCGTCTTCGACCGGCTGGCTGACGAACTGTTCCTGATCGCGCCGATCTGGCCCGACGCGCGCGGTGCCATCGACCGGATGATCGATACCGCCGGAGAGCGGCTCGAAAGCATCGCGGCGCGACTATCGAGCGCGAGCCCGCACGCCGATGGGGCCTCGACCGCGGCGCTGACCCAAAGCATCACGGCGACGCCCGCGACGTCTCCTGAGCGCTTCGCGGCAATGGTCGCGGCGGCGAAGGATTATATTGCGGCGGGCGATATTTTTCAGGTGGTGCTCTCGCAGCGTTTCTCGACCCCGTTCGACCTGCCGCCTTTCGACCTTTACCGCGCGCTTCGCCGCGTCAACCCGTCGCCCTTCCTCTATTTTCTCGACCTGCCGGGCTTTGCGCTGATCGGCTCGTCGCCCGAGATACTGGTGCGGGTGCGCGACGGCGAAATCACGATCCGCCCGATCGCGGGCACGCGCCCACGCGGGCGCACGAGTGCGGAGGACGCCGAGAATCGCGAAAGCCTGCTCGCCGATCCCAAGGAGCGCGCCGAGCATCTGATGTTGCTCGACCTGGGCCGCAATGACGTCGGCCGGGCAGCGATCGGCGGCAGCGTGTCCGTGACCGACAGCTACACGGTCGAGTTCTACAGCCATGTGATGCACATCGTGTCGAATGTCATCGGCCGCATCGCGCCGGGCAAGGACGCGATCGACGCGCTGTTCGCGGGCTTCCCCGCCGGAACCGTCAGTGGCGCGCCCAAGGTTCGCGCGTGCCAGATCATTGCCGAACTGGAAGCCGATGCGCGCGGCCCCTATGCGGGCGGCGTCGGCTATTTCGCGCCCGACGGCAATATGGACAGCTGCATCGTGCTGCGCACCGCGATCGTCAAGGACGGCGTGATGCACGTCCAGGCGGGTGCGGGGATCGTCGCCGACAGCGACCCGGCTTACGAACAGCGTGAGTGCGAGGCGAAGGCGGGAGCGCTCTTTGCCGCGGCGCGCGAGGCGGTGCGGATCGCGGGGACCGCGGGATACGGGCAGTAG
- the tpiA gene encoding triose-phosphate isomerase — protein MTRRKYVVGNWKMNGLKEALGEARAIFAAADTHPGVDVALCPPFTLIGAMAAAAPGKAIGGQDCHSAASGAFTGSVAAPMLADVGASLVIVGHSERREGCGESDADVRAKAEAALAAGLSVILCVGEPRSVRESGGAIDHVLAQVAESVPDALDPQRFAIAYEPIWAIGTGLVPTVADVAAMHGAIRSALADRFGDAAQAIRILYGGSVNGDNAAELLDTGDVDGALVGGASLTAAKFVPIIEAAAGL, from the coding sequence ATGACGCGGCGCAAATATGTGGTCGGCAACTGGAAGATGAACGGGCTGAAGGAGGCGCTCGGCGAAGCCCGGGCGATTTTTGCCGCCGCCGATACGCACCCCGGCGTCGACGTCGCGCTGTGCCCGCCCTTCACATTGATCGGCGCGATGGCCGCGGCAGCGCCGGGCAAGGCGATCGGCGGACAGGATTGCCACAGCGCCGCGTCGGGCGCCTTCACCGGCTCGGTCGCGGCGCCCATGCTTGCCGACGTCGGCGCGTCGCTTGTCATCGTCGGGCACAGCGAACGGCGCGAGGGTTGCGGCGAAAGCGACGCCGATGTGCGCGCGAAGGCCGAGGCGGCGCTCGCCGCGGGCTTGTCGGTTATCCTCTGCGTCGGCGAACCGCGCAGCGTACGCGAGTCGGGCGGCGCGATCGACCATGTGCTGGCGCAGGTCGCGGAATCGGTGCCGGACGCCCTCGATCCGCAGCGGTTTGCCATCGCTTATGAGCCGATCTGGGCGATCGGCACGGGGCTGGTCCCGACCGTCGCCGACGTCGCGGCGATGCACGGCGCGATCCGCAGCGCGCTGGCCGACCGTTTCGGCGACGCCGCACAGGCAATCCGCATCCTCTATGGCGGCTCGGTCAATGGTGACAATGCCGCCGAACTGCTGGATACCGGCGACGTCGACGGTGCGCTCGTCGGCGGCGCCAGCCTGACCGCCGCGAAGTTCGTGCCGATCATCGAGGCCGCGGCCGGACTTTAA
- a CDS encoding ABC transporter ATP-binding protein translates to MNDAVLELVDLKRSFRQGDVTIDVLRGVNASLRRGEIVALLGPSGSGKSTMLQAVGLLEGGFGGTIRIDGEDVTRFQQGERTKTRREKIGFVYQFHHLLPDFNAIENVVLPQLIRGAGQAEAEDRAADLLARLGLSERLHHKPSKLSGGEQQRVAVARALANRPLLVLADEPTGNLDEATADRVFDQFVALVRDHGSAALVATHNERLAARMDCVLRLHEGRIEA, encoded by the coding sequence ATGAATGATGCGGTGCTCGAACTGGTCGACCTCAAGCGCAGCTTCCGCCAAGGCGACGTCACCATCGACGTGTTGCGCGGTGTCAATGCGTCGCTGCGCCGCGGTGAGATCGTCGCGCTGCTCGGCCCGTCGGGATCGGGCAAGTCGACGATGCTGCAGGCAGTCGGATTGCTCGAAGGCGGTTTTGGCGGAACGATCCGCATCGATGGCGAGGATGTGACGCGCTTTCAGCAGGGCGAACGCACCAAGACGCGGCGCGAAAAGATCGGCTTCGTCTATCAGTTTCACCACCTGCTCCCCGACTTCAACGCGATCGAGAATGTCGTGTTGCCGCAGCTCATCCGCGGTGCGGGGCAGGCGGAGGCAGAGGATCGCGCCGCCGACCTGCTCGCTCGGCTGGGGCTGAGCGAGCGGCTGCACCACAAGCCGAGCAAGCTGTCGGGCGGCGAACAACAGCGCGTCGCGGTGGCGCGCGCGCTGGCAAACCGGCCGTTGCTCGTGCTTGCCGACGAGCCGACGGGCAATCTTGACGAGGCGACCGCGGACCGCGTGTTCGACCAGTTCGTCGCGCTGGTTCGCGATCACGGCTCGGCGGCGCTGGTTGCGACGCACAATGAACGGCTTGCGGCGCGGATGGACTGCGTGCTGCGCTTGCACGAGGGGCGTATCGAGGCGTAG
- a CDS encoding lipoprotein-releasing ABC transporter permease subunit encodes MILRPYERTIFKRYMLPQRGEGFIFVAAAFSFVAVTLGVAALVVVMSVMNGVRSDLFDKIVGLNGHAVVQGFGGRLDDWRDVLKQAKATPGVTSATPLIEQPLLTTFGGRVEAVLVRGMTVPDIRSNAVLGGKVLQGSLNSLTAGSGNVAIGSELARNLGATVGSNITIINPQGRSTPFGTVPREIGYRVSAVFEIGVYDFDKAYVVMPMEDAQLLLLSGDQIGMIEIKTEDPDRVGEILQPLAEKLAAQAVVSDWRSMNASLFEALSIERVAMFVILSLIILVASFNIISSLIMLVRAKTRDMAILRTMGAPRDSVMRIFMAIGLSIGIAGTIVGMAVGFGLLYFRQGVLRGVEFLTGQPLWDPSIRFLTELPSKPDPVEIVGIAVMVIVFSFLATLYPAYKAANTDPVQVLRYE; translated from the coding sequence ATGATTCTCCGCCCTTATGAGCGCACCATCTTCAAACGCTATATGCTGCCGCAGCGCGGCGAAGGCTTCATCTTCGTCGCGGCGGCGTTCAGCTTTGTCGCCGTGACGCTGGGCGTCGCGGCGCTGGTCGTCGTGATGAGCGTGATGAACGGCGTACGCAGCGACCTGTTCGACAAGATCGTCGGATTGAACGGCCATGCCGTGGTGCAGGGGTTCGGCGGGCGGCTCGACGACTGGCGCGACGTGCTGAAGCAGGCGAAGGCGACGCCGGGGGTCACGTCGGCGACGCCGCTGATCGAACAGCCGCTGCTCACGACCTTCGGCGGGCGCGTCGAAGCCGTATTGGTGCGCGGGATGACCGTGCCGGACATCCGCAGCAATGCGGTGCTGGGCGGCAAGGTGCTGCAAGGCAGCCTGAACAGCCTGACGGCGGGTTCGGGCAATGTCGCCATCGGCAGCGAGCTGGCGCGCAACCTGGGCGCGACGGTCGGGTCGAACATCACGATCATCAATCCGCAAGGGCGTTCGACGCCCTTTGGCACGGTGCCGCGCGAAATCGGCTACCGCGTGTCGGCGGTGTTCGAGATCGGCGTGTATGACTTCGACAAGGCCTATGTCGTCATGCCGATGGAGGATGCGCAGTTGCTGCTGCTCAGCGGCGACCAGATCGGCATGATCGAAATCAAGACCGAAGACCCCGACCGCGTCGGTGAGATTTTGCAGCCGCTCGCCGAAAAACTGGCGGCGCAGGCGGTCGTGTCCGACTGGCGATCGATGAACGCCAGCCTGTTCGAAGCGTTGTCGATCGAGCGTGTCGCGATGTTCGTCATCCTGTCGCTCATCATCCTGGTTGCCTCTTTCAACATCATTTCCTCACTCATCATGCTGGTGCGCGCGAAGACGCGCGACATGGCGATATTGCGCACGATGGGGGCGCCGCGCGATTCGGTCATGCGCATCTTCATGGCGATCGGCCTGTCGATCGGCATCGCGGGAACGATCGTCGGCATGGCCGTCGGCTTCGGGCTGCTCTATTTCCGGCAGGGTGTGCTGCGCGGGGTCGAGTTTCTGACCGGGCAGCCTTTGTGGGATCCGTCGATCCGGTTCCTGACGGAATTGCCCTCGAAACCCGACCCGGTCGAGATTGTCGGCATCGCGGTGATGGTGATCGTCTTCAGCTTCCTCGCGACGCTCTATCCCGCCTACAAGGCCGCGAATACCGACCCGGTGCAGGTGCTGCGCTATGAATGA
- a CDS encoding glutathione peroxidase — protein sequence MGLYDLSAKLPGGGTQSLADYRGKVLLIVNTASKCGFTPQYEGLEELYRDYRDRGFEILAFPCNQFGAQEPGDAEEIRTFCSLTYDVSFPLMAKIDVNGDDADPIFKHLKKEKTGLLGSAIKWNFTKFLVDRDGKVVSRHAPTTRPEQLRKEIEELLG from the coding sequence ATGGGACTTTACGATCTTTCCGCAAAACTGCCGGGCGGCGGCACGCAGTCGCTCGCCGATTACCGGGGCAAGGTGCTGCTGATCGTCAACACGGCGTCGAAATGCGGCTTCACGCCCCAATATGAGGGGCTGGAGGAGCTTTACCGCGATTATAGGGATCGCGGCTTCGAGATACTGGCCTTTCCGTGCAACCAGTTCGGCGCGCAGGAGCCTGGCGATGCCGAGGAGATCAGGACCTTCTGCTCGCTCACCTATGATGTCTCCTTCCCCCTGATGGCGAAAATCGACGTCAACGGCGACGATGCCGACCCGATCTTCAAGCATTTGAAGAAGGAAAAGACCGGGTTGCTTGGCAGCGCGATAAAGTGGAACTTTACGAAGTTTCTGGTGGATCGCGACGGCAAGGTCGTATCTCGCCACGCGCCGACGACCAGGCCCGAGCAGCTGCGGAAAGAGATTGAGGAACTGCTGGGCTGA
- a CDS encoding peptidylprolyl isomerase, with protein MITAIRAMFSSTIGKFLALAFVVLVGVAFALSDVTGNSTFGGIGGANVAKVGGEEIGVGELRDRVRQAYDQARRNQPGLTMAAFVENGGLDQVLGQLIDGLAFDQYATELGFGVSKRLIDGRIADLPAFAGVSGKFDQTVFENFLRQNGISEAQLRRDLRQQILLEQLAAPIAQMPRIAPALAEPYAALLLEQRRGQATFIPASAFAPKGDPGDAALRRFLTQNAAKFTVPERRVIQYAMFDRASVPVPAVTDAEIARVYKDNAAQYAATETRRFAQVILPDQAAANRLAAKVRSGASLASAAAEAGLSASTTGDLGQSAYAATTSAAVARAAFAAKRGEVVGPLQTGLGWTVVRVEDVTTRPARSLADASAEIRAELASNKANEAIVDYYNAIQDAVNSGASIEEIATDRKLQIVETPAILPNGRAPGQPGFTLAADLAPLVAQAFQVGGEGEGQIATIVENEKFAVFAVKSIIAAAPPPFAQIRGELLSEWRFAEGQKVARDKARAIARAVEGGKSLNEAVAAAGPNIGNVQAIGGRRAELGANGERVPPELALLFSMAEGSVKTLEIPGNRGWMVIALDEVRRPDPKAIEPERVAAIARPLAPAFGNELLEQLAAEARRRVGVTINKGLVDQLRRELTGTAPVAE; from the coding sequence ATGATTACCGCCATCCGCGCCATGTTTTCCTCGACGATCGGCAAGTTCCTCGCGCTGGCGTTCGTCGTCCTTGTCGGCGTCGCCTTCGCGCTGAGCGACGTCACCGGGAACTCGACGTTCGGCGGGATCGGCGGGGCCAATGTTGCGAAGGTGGGCGGCGAAGAGATCGGCGTCGGCGAACTGCGCGACCGTGTGCGCCAGGCCTATGACCAGGCGCGCCGCAACCAGCCGGGGCTGACGATGGCGGCGTTCGTCGAAAACGGCGGACTCGACCAGGTGCTCGGCCAGCTCATCGACGGGCTCGCCTTCGACCAATATGCGACCGAGCTGGGTTTTGGCGTCAGCAAGCGGCTGATCGACGGGCGAATCGCCGACCTGCCGGCCTTTGCGGGCGTGTCGGGCAAGTTCGACCAGACGGTGTTCGAAAACTTCCTGCGTCAGAACGGGATCAGCGAAGCGCAGCTCCGCCGCGACCTGCGCCAGCAGATATTGCTCGAACAGCTCGCCGCGCCGATCGCGCAGATGCCGCGTATCGCGCCCGCTCTGGCCGAACCCTATGCCGCGCTGCTGCTCGAACAGCGGCGCGGGCAGGCGACCTTCATTCCGGCGAGCGCTTTCGCGCCGAAGGGCGATCCCGGCGATGCGGCGCTGCGCCGCTTCCTCACGCAGAATGCGGCGAAGTTCACCGTGCCCGAACGCCGCGTGATCCAATATGCGATGTTCGACCGCGCCTCGGTGCCGGTGCCTGCGGTGACTGATGCCGAAATCGCCAGGGTTTATAAGGATAATGCCGCGCAATATGCCGCGACCGAAACGCGCCGCTTTGCGCAGGTCATCCTGCCCGATCAGGCCGCGGCCAACCGCCTGGCCGCCAAGGTGCGTAGCGGAGCTTCGCTCGCAAGCGCGGCTGCCGAAGCGGGCCTGTCGGCGTCCACGACGGGCGACCTCGGCCAGAGCGCCTATGCCGCGACGACCAGTGCGGCTGTCGCCAGGGCGGCCTTTGCTGCAAAGCGGGGCGAGGTGGTCGGGCCGCTCCAGACCGGGCTCGGCTGGACCGTGGTGCGCGTCGAGGATGTGACGACGCGCCCGGCGCGCAGCCTGGCCGACGCCAGTGCCGAGATTCGCGCCGAACTGGCCAGCAACAAGGCGAATGAGGCGATCGTCGATTATTACAATGCGATTCAGGATGCGGTGAACAGCGGCGCGTCGATCGAGGAAATCGCCACTGACCGCAAGCTCCAGATCGTCGAAACCCCGGCGATCCTGCCGAACGGGCGCGCGCCGGGCCAGCCGGGTTTTACGCTTGCGGCGGACCTCGCGCCGCTCGTCGCGCAGGCTTTCCAGGTCGGCGGCGAGGGCGAGGGGCAGATCGCCACGATCGTCGAAAATGAGAAGTTCGCTGTCTTTGCGGTGAAGTCGATCATCGCCGCTGCGCCGCCGCCCTTCGCGCAGATCCGCGGTGAGCTGCTTTCCGAATGGCGCTTTGCCGAGGGGCAGAAGGTGGCGAGGGACAAGGCGCGCGCGATCGCCAGGGCGGTCGAAGGCGGCAAGAGCCTGAACGAAGCCGTTGCCGCCGCAGGGCCGAATATCGGCAACGTGCAGGCGATCGGCGGGCGCCGCGCCGAACTCGGCGCCAATGGCGAGCGCGTCCCGCCCGAACTGGCGCTGCTCTTTTCGATGGCCGAAGGGAGCGTGAAGACGCTGGAGATTCCCGGCAACCGCGGCTGGATGGTGATCGCACTCGATGAGGTGCGCCGCCCCGATCCGAAGGCGATCGAGCCCGAGCGCGTTGCGGCCATCGCGCGGCCGCTCGCCCCCGCCTTTGGCAATGAGCTGCTCGAACAGCTTGCCGCCGAGGCCAGGCGGCGCGTCGGGGTGACGATCAACAAGGGGCTGGTCGACCAGCTGCGCCGCGAGCTGACCGGCACCGCGCCGGTCGCCGAATAA
- a CDS encoding CTP synthase, whose protein sequence is MARFIFITGGVVSSLGKGLMAASLAALLQARGYRVRIRKFDPYLNVDPGTMSPYQHGEVYVTDDGAETDLDLGHYERFTGVAARQSDNVTSGRIYQGIIAKERRGDYLGATVQVVPHVTDAIKDFARAETDDLDFVLCEIGGTVGDIESLPFIEAIRQLKNEVGRDNAISVHVTLVPYIAAAGELKTKPTQHSVRELASLGVQPDILLCRCEKPLPDSERAKIALFCNVRKEAVIPALDADSIYSVPVQYHGEGLDSEVLRAFGILDAPAPDLTAWYDIMDRKQHPEGEVTIGVVGKYVSLPDAYKSLNEALVHGGMAHRVKVNIRWLDAEMFERDEDLVANLEPLHGILVPGGFGERGSEGKIASVRFARERNVPFFGICLGMQMACIEAARNTSGIANASSTEFGPTDEPVVGLITEWMSAEGLQKRGANTDLGGTMRLGAYDAKLSPNSHVASVYGTNEISERHRHRYEVNGAYRERLEKGGLVFSGMSPDGMLPEIVERPDHPWFIGVQFHPELKSKPFDPHPLFAGFIEAAVKQSRLV, encoded by the coding sequence ATGGCGCGGTTCATTTTCATTACCGGCGGCGTGGTCTCCTCGCTTGGCAAGGGTTTGATGGCGGCCAGCCTCGCTGCCCTCCTGCAAGCGCGTGGCTATCGTGTCCGCATCCGAAAGTTCGATCCCTATCTGAACGTCGATCCGGGCACGATGTCGCCCTATCAGCACGGCGAAGTCTATGTGACCGATGACGGAGCGGAAACCGACCTCGACCTGGGCCATTATGAACGCTTCACCGGCGTTGCGGCGCGGCAGAGCGACAATGTGACCTCGGGCCGTATCTATCAGGGCATCATCGCCAAGGAACGCCGCGGCGACTATCTCGGCGCGACGGTACAGGTTGTCCCGCACGTCACCGACGCGATCAAGGATTTCGCCCGCGCCGAAACCGACGACCTCGATTTCGTGCTGTGCGAGATCGGCGGCACCGTCGGCGATATCGAATCGCTGCCCTTTATCGAGGCGATCCGCCAGTTGAAGAATGAGGTCGGCCGCGACAACGCCATCTCGGTCCACGTCACGCTGGTGCCCTATATCGCCGCCGCGGGCGAGTTGAAGACAAAGCCGACGCAGCACAGCGTGCGCGAACTCGCCTCGCTCGGCGTCCAGCCCGACATTCTGCTCTGCCGATGCGAAAAGCCGCTTCCCGACAGCGAACGCGCCAAGATCGCGCTGTTCTGCAATGTCCGCAAGGAAGCGGTGATTCCCGCGCTCGACGCCGACAGCATCTATTCGGTACCGGTCCAGTATCATGGCGAGGGTCTGGACAGCGAAGTGCTGCGCGCATTCGGAATCCTCGACGCGCCCGCGCCCGACCTGACGGCCTGGTATGACATCATGGACCGCAAGCAGCATCCCGAGGGCGAGGTCACGATCGGCGTCGTCGGCAAATATGTCTCGCTGCCCGATGCCTATAAATCCCTGAACGAGGCGCTGGTCCATGGCGGCATGGCGCACCGGGTCAAGGTCAATATCCGCTGGCTCGACGCCGAAATGTTCGAGCGCGACGAAGACCTGGTCGCCAATCTCGAACCGCTGCACGGCATCCTCGTCCCCGGCGGCTTCGGCGAGCGCGGGTCGGAGGGCAAGATTGCGAGCGTGCGTTTCGCGCGCGAGCGGAATGTGCCCTTTTTCGGCATCTGCCTGGGGATGCAGATGGCGTGCATCGAGGCGGCGCGCAATACGAGCGGCATTGCGAATGCGTCGAGTACCGAATTCGGTCCGACCGACGAACCCGTCGTCGGCCTGATCACCGAATGGATGAGCGCCGAAGGGCTTCAGAAACGCGGTGCGAACACCGATCTTGGCGGCACGATGCGCCTCGGCGCCTATGACGCGAAACTTTCGCCGAACAGCCATGTCGCCAGCGTCTATGGCACGAACGAGATCAGCGAGCGTCACCGCCACCGCTATGAGGTCAACGGGGCCTATCGCGAGCGGCTCGAAAAGGGCGGGCTCGTCTTTTCAGGCATGTCGCCCGACGGCATGCTACCGGAAATCGTTGAGCGGCCGGACCATCCGTGGTTTATCGGGGTGCAATTCCACCCGGAACTCAAATCCAAGCCCTTCGACCCGCATCCCCTGTTTGCAGGATTCATCGAGGCGGCGGTGAAGCAGAGCCGGCTGGTCTGA
- the secG gene encoding preprotein translocase subunit SecG, with product MMSSLFTFLLVVQALVAAAMIGVILMQKSEGGGLGVGGSPAGLLSARGAADFMTRATTVLACLFVGLSILLAAMASVGRGGSTIDTSLSKSAQTSGGASTSSITAPAQPAEGVATGAATAPLTDDPLAAAAAAAASQGSAPAPAEDGKAPPATQ from the coding sequence ATGATGTCCAGCCTTTTCACCTTCCTGCTCGTCGTCCAGGCGCTCGTTGCCGCGGCGATGATCGGCGTCATTCTGATGCAGAAGTCGGAAGGCGGCGGCCTGGGCGTCGGCGGCAGTCCGGCGGGCCTGCTCTCGGCGCGCGGTGCGGCGGATTTCATGACCCGCGCGACGACCGTGCTCGCCTGCCTGTTCGTGGGCCTGTCGATCCTGCTCGCCGCAATGGCCTCGGTCGGCCGCGGCGGCTCGACGATCGACACATCGCTGTCGAAATCCGCGCAAACGAGCGGGGGCGCCTCGACCTCGTCGATCACGGCCCCGGCGCAACCTGCCGAAGGCGTGGCAACGGGCGCGGCAACGGCGCCGCTGACGGACGACCCGCTGGCTGCCGCCGCGGCCGCCGCGGCGAGCCAGGGAAGCGCTCCGGCTCCGGCCGAAGACGGCAAGGCGCCACCGGCGACCCAATAA